Proteins co-encoded in one Agrobacterium cucumeris genomic window:
- a CDS encoding hydantoinase B/oxoprolinase family protein, which yields MAQKTNDPITFAVIKNALDTIVDDMAFAVMRTARSPIVRDVLDYSVTLCDKHGRILSQAKTVALHLGAVPDAMDVIMAKYADNLAPGDVIVFNDPYEGGMHLPDIFMIRPIFHADTLRGFSVVIAHHCDVGGRVPGSNAADSTEIYQEGLRIAPMKLYDKGVLNDTLIRIITKNVRLPELVLGDLEAQFATCNLGERELLRLIERYGADELDSYFDDLIDYGEQLTRAAIRSWPDGDYYFEDFIDGDGFSTDAIPIKVKLTVKGDHLDVDFAGSSPQVKGAINSTLSFVKSATYLSVRCALDAEVPNNAGVYRAITITAPGGSILNPQMPAPVAARALTGYRVVDTVLGALSQIAPKKVMAAGEGGNTVLAFGGWDKETREPFVLVDMINGAWGGRWNKDGVEGVTNPSQNMSNLPVETLEVRYPLMMDEYSLRPDSCGAGEYRGGLGLIRTYRLLAEEAVLQIRADRHDHAPYGLFGGKPAAPCVNILDPEGENTRLPAKITRTIGRDVVIRHEQAGGGGYGDPLKRSLELIADDLSNGKITAAFAREHHGIVFEEDGITINAAATGARRAQEAFA from the coding sequence ATGGCCCAGAAAACCAACGATCCGATCACCTTCGCTGTCATCAAAAATGCGCTCGACACCATCGTCGACGACATGGCCTTCGCCGTCATGCGCACCGCACGCTCCCCGATCGTCCGGGACGTTCTCGATTACTCCGTCACGCTTTGCGACAAGCATGGGCGCATCCTGTCGCAGGCAAAAACGGTCGCGTTGCATCTTGGCGCCGTGCCGGATGCAATGGACGTCATCATGGCAAAGTACGCCGACAACCTGGCTCCCGGCGACGTGATCGTTTTCAACGACCCGTATGAAGGGGGCATGCATCTTCCGGACATCTTCATGATCCGGCCCATCTTCCACGCCGATACGCTTCGTGGATTCTCGGTGGTCATTGCGCATCATTGTGACGTCGGCGGCCGCGTCCCCGGCTCGAATGCAGCGGACTCGACCGAGATCTACCAGGAAGGTCTTCGTATTGCGCCGATGAAGCTTTACGACAAGGGCGTTCTCAACGATACGCTGATACGCATCATCACCAAGAACGTGCGTCTGCCGGAACTGGTCCTCGGCGACCTCGAAGCGCAGTTCGCCACCTGCAATCTCGGCGAGCGTGAGTTGCTCCGCCTGATCGAGCGTTATGGTGCGGATGAGCTGGACAGCTATTTCGACGACCTGATCGACTACGGCGAGCAGCTCACGCGTGCCGCTATCCGCTCGTGGCCGGATGGCGACTACTATTTCGAGGATTTCATCGACGGCGACGGGTTTTCAACGGACGCAATCCCGATCAAGGTCAAGCTCACCGTCAAGGGTGATCACCTCGATGTCGATTTCGCGGGGTCTTCGCCGCAGGTTAAGGGCGCGATCAACTCGACGCTATCCTTCGTCAAGTCGGCAACTTATCTGTCCGTGCGCTGCGCGCTCGACGCGGAGGTGCCGAACAATGCTGGCGTGTATCGCGCCATCACTATCACCGCGCCGGGAGGTTCGATCCTCAACCCGCAGATGCCGGCGCCGGTGGCAGCCCGGGCTCTAACCGGCTATCGCGTGGTTGACACCGTCCTGGGAGCGTTGTCGCAGATCGCACCCAAAAAGGTCATGGCGGCGGGCGAGGGCGGCAACACAGTTCTGGCCTTCGGCGGCTGGGATAAAGAAACCCGCGAACCATTCGTTCTGGTCGACATGATCAACGGCGCCTGGGGCGGCCGCTGGAACAAGGATGGGGTCGAGGGCGTCACCAACCCCTCGCAGAACATGTCGAACCTGCCGGTGGAAACGCTAGAGGTCCGTTATCCGCTTATGATGGACGAATACAGCCTGCGCCCCGATTCATGCGGAGCCGGAGAGTATCGCGGGGGCCTCGGCCTGATCCGCACTTACCGCCTCCTCGCCGAGGAAGCCGTTTTGCAGATTCGCGCGGACCGGCATGATCATGCGCCCTACGGCCTGTTCGGCGGCAAGCCGGCAGCACCTTGCGTCAATATCCTTGATCCGGAGGGCGAAAACACTCGCCTTCCCGCCAAGATCACCCGCACCATCGGCCGCGATGTCGTGATCCGCCACGAACAGGCTGGCGGCGGCGGCTACGGGGATCCGCTAAAGCGCTCGCTCGAGCTCATCGCCGACGATCTCTCGAATGGCAAAATCACTGCCGCCTTTGCCCGTGAACACCACGGCATCGTGTTCGAAGAAGACGGTATCACCATCAATGCAGCAGCAACCGGCGCACGACGCGCACAGGAGGCTTTCGCGTGA
- a CDS encoding sugar phosphate isomerase/epimerase family protein, which produces MTQYDLTRFAINQITTPTWTMPQAIEGYSRQGIRGIAVWRNFLDDYGVEQTAKHLRDAQMWVASLCTSAWVSETDPAAYRAKIDENRRIIDQAAAIGAPCVVMVIGGLPQGDKDLPAQRRRIHDAFAELAPYAAASGVKLGLEPLHPMYCGDRSALNLITDANDLIDELGDKAASLVADVYHCWWDPAFERELRRAGKDRIHTFHYCDWLVPTRNLRDRGMVGDGVIDFATIRGWLDDIGYDGPFELELFSELDWWERDPEETVRIAIERCGPFVGPR; this is translated from the coding sequence GTGACCCAGTACGATCTTACGCGCTTTGCGATCAATCAGATCACGACCCCCACATGGACCATGCCTCAGGCGATCGAAGGCTATTCGCGCCAAGGAATCAGAGGTATAGCGGTGTGGCGGAACTTCCTCGACGATTATGGCGTCGAACAAACCGCCAAGCACCTGCGCGACGCACAGATGTGGGTTGCTTCGCTCTGCACGAGTGCATGGGTCAGCGAAACCGATCCGGCAGCTTACCGAGCCAAGATCGATGAGAACCGCCGGATCATCGACCAGGCGGCTGCCATCGGCGCCCCCTGCGTCGTCATGGTAATCGGCGGCTTGCCGCAGGGTGACAAAGACTTGCCCGCCCAGCGCAGGCGCATTCACGATGCTTTTGCCGAACTCGCGCCTTACGCGGCGGCCTCAGGGGTAAAACTCGGACTTGAGCCGCTGCATCCGATGTATTGTGGCGATCGCAGCGCACTCAACCTGATCACGGATGCCAATGATCTTATCGACGAGTTAGGTGACAAAGCTGCCAGCCTGGTCGCGGACGTCTATCATTGCTGGTGGGACCCCGCATTTGAGCGAGAGCTTCGCCGTGCCGGGAAAGACCGCATCCACACGTTCCACTATTGCGACTGGCTAGTCCCGACGCGGAACCTCCGTGATCGTGGCATGGTGGGCGATGGGGTGATTGATTTCGCTACCATTCGGGGATGGCTTGATGACATCGGTTACGACGGTCCGTTCGAGCTGGAACTTTTCTCTGAACTGGACTGGTGGGAACGGGATCCAGAAGAGACTGTGCGTATCGCCATCGAGCGTTGTGGCCCATTCGTAGGCCCGCGCTAA
- a CDS encoding amino acid ABC transporter ATP-binding protein, whose amino-acid sequence MTDQSFISIRNLQKSYAQGQIKVLNGLNLDMQKTDRLLVIGPSGGGKSTLLRCVMGLEDVQGGEIKVDGKNYIAGAPKKTTINAEMQKQIGMVFQSYTLFPHLTVLGNLTLAPVRSRGVRRDEAEARALELLNRFGLKAKAKAYPAALSGGQKQRVAIARALMLDPKLMLFDEVTSALDPELVNEVISMVTELADGGMPMMIVTHDMWFAKKIATRVVFCDGGVVADDAPPDEFFRAPKTARARDFIHNVLHADR is encoded by the coding sequence ATGACAGACCAAAGCTTCATTTCGATACGAAACCTGCAAAAAAGCTATGCGCAGGGACAGATTAAAGTCCTGAATGGCTTGAACCTCGACATGCAGAAAACTGACCGCTTGCTTGTAATCGGTCCCAGCGGCGGAGGAAAAAGTACGCTTCTCCGCTGCGTCATGGGGCTCGAGGATGTCCAGGGCGGTGAGATCAAAGTCGACGGCAAAAACTATATCGCCGGCGCGCCGAAAAAAACGACCATTAACGCCGAAATGCAAAAGCAGATCGGCATGGTTTTTCAGAGTTACACGCTCTTTCCTCACCTCACCGTGCTTGGTAACCTCACTCTTGCGCCCGTTAGGTCACGTGGCGTGAGGCGTGATGAGGCAGAAGCGCGCGCACTCGAATTGCTCAACCGGTTTGGGCTCAAGGCCAAGGCCAAGGCCTATCCGGCTGCTCTTTCCGGCGGTCAAAAACAGCGCGTCGCGATCGCAAGGGCGTTGATGCTCGACCCGAAACTGATGCTGTTCGATGAAGTGACATCGGCACTCGATCCGGAACTCGTGAACGAAGTGATTAGCATGGTGACCGAGCTCGCGGACGGCGGCATGCCGATGATGATTGTCACGCACGATATGTGGTTCGCAAAGAAGATCGCAACTAGAGTGGTCTTCTGCGATGGCGGTGTCGTTGCCGATGACGCTCCACCTGACGAATTCTTCCGTGCGCCGAAGACCGCCAGGGCGCGTGACTTCATCCACAACGTGCTGCATGCAGATCGCTGA
- a CDS encoding amino acid ABC transporter permease, with protein MQNIDFFFVLNAWPALLEGLKITLQLTVWANIIGLVAGFPLALLSNARIAPIRWIARFYIDLFRCTPVLVQVVWFFFCIPMIFEVWWSPVFMGVLILGMNQTAFNGEAFRAAIQSIPAAQRDAGVALGLGRWNYTRYIVLPQAIRTATPVLITNAIGIFQQSSLVALVGVADLMYQGKQLSTQTYRPIETFTFLAAFYLVVAIPFGRLAAFFEHRLERMNKV; from the coding sequence ATGCAAAACATCGATTTCTTTTTCGTCCTCAATGCCTGGCCCGCGCTTCTGGAGGGATTAAAAATCACCCTCCAGCTCACGGTGTGGGCAAACATCATCGGGCTTGTTGCCGGGTTTCCTCTAGCCCTGCTCTCGAATGCCCGCATCGCACCGATACGGTGGATCGCGCGCTTCTATATCGACCTGTTTCGGTGTACGCCCGTCCTCGTTCAGGTCGTGTGGTTCTTCTTCTGTATACCGATGATCTTCGAGGTGTGGTGGTCGCCGGTATTCATGGGGGTCCTCATCCTCGGAATGAACCAGACGGCGTTCAACGGTGAAGCATTCAGGGCTGCCATCCAATCCATTCCCGCAGCGCAAAGGGATGCTGGTGTCGCACTTGGCCTCGGCCGTTGGAACTACACCAGATACATCGTGCTACCCCAGGCAATCAGGACTGCGACGCCGGTCCTGATCACAAATGCGATTGGTATCTTTCAGCAAAGCTCGCTTGTTGCACTCGTGGGTGTTGCCGACCTGATGTATCAGGGCAAGCAGCTCTCGACCCAGACCTACCGCCCAATCGAGACGTTTACCTTCCTCGCGGCGTTTTATCTGGTTGTCGCGATCCCCTTTGGTCGTCTAGCCGCGTTCTTTGAACACCGGCTGGAGCGTATGAACAAGGTGTAA
- a CDS encoding amino acid ABC transporter permease: MQDLDFSVVLQYGPALLKGLVLTLQITVLCGLASVVFGFLIGVGRKSNVRPVRWACSLYVEVLRGTPVLITLFWVFFCFPIILDVELSPFISAVIALTLYTSAITSESFRAALGSIGQDQHDACKALGLSRFSKMMYVVAPQTIVRAIPNLMSNLVSLFKESALVSAVGVVELMYTAQNISNVTARPVEVLTTAALVYFVIGWVLTRLVNAAETRLLVKMAV, from the coding sequence ATGCAAGATCTCGATTTCTCTGTTGTTCTGCAATACGGTCCGGCGTTGCTCAAAGGGCTCGTTCTGACCCTCCAGATTACGGTGCTTTGCGGACTGGCAAGCGTTGTGTTCGGCTTTCTCATCGGTGTTGGACGCAAGTCCAACGTTCGACCGGTCCGCTGGGCCTGCTCTCTCTATGTCGAGGTGCTGCGCGGTACGCCGGTCCTGATTACCTTGTTCTGGGTCTTCTTCTGTTTCCCGATCATTCTCGACGTTGAGCTCAGTCCCTTCATCTCGGCCGTGATTGCCCTGACACTCTATACATCGGCGATCACCAGCGAGTCCTTTCGGGCTGCCTTGGGATCGATCGGGCAAGATCAGCACGATGCTTGCAAAGCGCTTGGTCTGAGCCGTTTTTCGAAGATGATGTATGTGGTCGCGCCACAGACAATCGTACGCGCCATTCCCAACCTGATGTCGAACCTGGTGAGCCTGTTCAAGGAGAGTGCGCTCGTTTCGGCAGTCGGCGTGGTCGAACTTATGTACACGGCTCAAAACATATCGAACGTGACTGCGAGACCTGTCGAGGTACTGACCACCGCGGCTCTCGTCTACTTTGTTATCGGCTGGGTGCTCACGCGACTGGTCAATGCCGCGGAAACGCGCCTGCTCGTCAAAATGGCAGTGTGA
- a CDS encoding SDR family NAD(P)-dependent oxidoreductase translates to MASTNEQTSSPLAVVTGGASGIGEASVRGFVSAGWRVVIADINDERGKAIAAELGAAVSYRHLDVSDEQAVRQFKEAVYAEHGLVSALVNSGGILQNATKVTKMPVEEFDRIIDVNLRGTMLTARAFGEEMAQSGGGSIVNLCSLTTFQPWPQPAYAMSKSALKMLTEIMAAELGPQGVRVNAVAPGYTMTEAMKSRIDRGERDPSVVISRSALRRFVEPREVADAILFLCSPSASAITGITMPIDAGWLVYTSYMSAAARPAD, encoded by the coding sequence ATGGCAAGTACAAATGAACAAACCTCTTCGCCGCTCGCGGTTGTCACCGGCGGCGCAAGCGGGATTGGCGAGGCCAGTGTGCGCGGCTTCGTGTCTGCCGGCTGGCGGGTTGTTATCGCAGACATCAACGACGAACGGGGAAAGGCAATCGCTGCCGAATTGGGTGCCGCGGTCAGCTACCGTCATCTTGATGTGTCCGACGAGCAGGCGGTGAGGCAATTCAAAGAGGCGGTCTATGCAGAGCATGGACTTGTGTCGGCACTTGTGAACTCTGGCGGCATTTTGCAGAACGCCACCAAGGTGACGAAGATGCCGGTCGAAGAGTTCGATCGCATCATCGACGTCAACCTTCGCGGAACGATGCTCACTGCGCGCGCCTTCGGCGAAGAGATGGCGCAATCGGGCGGCGGATCGATTGTGAACCTCTGCTCGCTGACCACTTTCCAGCCCTGGCCACAGCCGGCATATGCCATGAGCAAGTCGGCGCTGAAGATGCTGACCGAAATCATGGCCGCCGAACTTGGTCCGCAGGGTGTCCGTGTCAATGCGGTAGCGCCTGGATATACGATGACCGAAGCGATGAAGAGCCGCATCGATCGCGGCGAACGCGACCCCTCTGTTGTCATTTCCAGGTCCGCGCTGCGACGGTTCGTCGAGCCGAGGGAGGTTGCAGATGCAATCCTCTTCCTGTGCTCTCCGTCCGCGTCCGCCATCACTGGGATCACCATGCCGATCGATGCGGGCTGGCTGGTCTATACGTCCTATATGAGCGCGGCCGCGCGACCAGCGGACTAA
- a CDS encoding substrate-binding periplasmic protein, which translates to MKLTKLITGLILGATVLAGAGQANAQSAEGYWQEIQKRGTLRCGAAVAPPHVIRDPQSGEYSGTFVDLCKKFAQDALGVKAEIVDTTWDNIVAGLQANRWDLSMALNQNPKRAMAIAFSQPVVQYEVSGVYDKANPKFSTAPKSIADLDVAGVTIIIMSGTAIDGTLTRQIKNATILRLPDIDATRLALSSRRGDILVDDSDSNTLFSATGKDRWVTLNPEPAISKQGIAFGLRRDASYSDIQSLNFFIQEQTAIGEVDRIASGYIDKLAGEIKK; encoded by the coding sequence ATGAAACTTACGAAGCTCATCACCGGGTTGATCCTCGGCGCAACAGTTCTCGCTGGAGCAGGTCAGGCCAATGCCCAGTCTGCCGAAGGTTACTGGCAGGAAATCCAGAAGCGCGGAACGCTCCGTTGCGGCGCGGCAGTCGCGCCCCCGCACGTTATTCGCGATCCTCAAAGCGGCGAATACAGCGGTACATTCGTCGACCTCTGCAAGAAGTTTGCTCAGGACGCCCTTGGCGTAAAAGCTGAAATCGTCGACACGACCTGGGACAACATCGTTGCCGGCTTGCAGGCCAATCGCTGGGACCTGTCCATGGCTTTGAACCAGAATCCCAAGCGGGCTATGGCGATCGCCTTCAGTCAGCCGGTCGTTCAGTACGAAGTTTCCGGCGTTTACGACAAGGCAAATCCGAAGTTTTCCACGGCACCGAAGTCTATCGCAGATCTCGACGTCGCCGGCGTGACGATCATCATCATGTCGGGCACGGCAATCGACGGAACACTTACGCGCCAGATCAAGAATGCAACGATCCTGCGCCTGCCCGATATCGACGCCACTCGCCTGGCGCTCTCTTCACGGAGAGGCGACATCCTCGTCGATGACAGCGACAGCAACACGCTGTTTTCAGCGACGGGCAAGGATCGCTGGGTGACGCTTAACCCCGAGCCTGCTATCTCGAAGCAGGGCATCGCGTTTGGCCTGCGTCGTGATGCTTCGTATTCGGATATCCAGTCGCTGAACTTCTTCATCCAGGAGCAGACCGCGATCGGCGAAGTCGACCGCATCGCGAGCGGATACATCGACAAGCTCGCGGGCGAAATCAAGAAATAG
- a CDS encoding dihydroxy-acid dehydratase — MTVDKKPLRSEAWFKRIDNTGYEHRTHLKARGALPDMFEGKPVIGIANSASDLVPCNAHLTELAEWVARGVLEAGGFPLVFSTMSIGDSIMRPSGMLFRNMMSMELEATLRANPLDGVVLLTGCDNTAPAYMMGAASVDLPTIVVHGGTMLSGRVGMRQVGSGSDIFRMHGEYKAGRMTKDAFLASEYGMSRSNGACNTMGTATTMGCIAEALGLSLTGSAAIPAVDGRRKGSAQLSGRRIVEMVREDLAFSKIVDRSALENAIRVNAALGGSTNAIIHLLALAGRLEIELTLADFEENSRSIPLLANILPNGKYLVEEFFSAGGLPAVMASLGERLNLDARTAGGTTLREELAGVESLDHDVIAPFDKPIKPQNALRIIRGNIAPNGAVMKPSAASPHLMKHTGRAVVFESVEDLDKRIDDPSLNIDETCVLVLKGIGPRGYPGMPELGNIRLPKHILEKGVTDMVRISDGRMSGTAYGTVVLHVAPESSIGGPLALIRDGDLISLDVEAGTLSVNLTDDELELRRSQASFAPISHKRGYERLFVEHVLQADKGLDFDFLVGRSGNEAPTRRPF; from the coding sequence ATGACCGTCGACAAAAAACCTCTCCGTAGCGAGGCATGGTTCAAGCGCATTGACAATACCGGGTATGAGCACCGCACCCACCTCAAGGCGCGTGGTGCGCTACCAGATATGTTCGAGGGCAAACCCGTAATCGGCATTGCCAACTCGGCATCCGATCTGGTCCCCTGCAACGCCCATCTCACGGAACTGGCGGAATGGGTTGCTCGCGGTGTGCTCGAAGCTGGCGGCTTCCCGCTTGTGTTTTCCACTATGTCGATCGGCGACTCCATCATGCGTCCGAGCGGAATGCTTTTCCGCAATATGATGAGTATGGAGCTCGAGGCGACACTTCGCGCAAACCCGCTCGACGGCGTGGTTTTGCTAACAGGATGCGACAATACGGCGCCCGCCTACATGATGGGGGCAGCCAGCGTCGATCTCCCGACCATCGTCGTGCACGGTGGGACGATGCTGAGCGGTCGCGTTGGGATGCGGCAGGTAGGTTCGGGTTCCGACATTTTTCGTATGCACGGCGAATACAAGGCAGGGCGTATGACGAAGGACGCTTTCCTTGCGTCGGAATACGGAATGTCGCGCAGTAACGGCGCCTGTAACACGATGGGGACGGCAACGACGATGGGCTGTATCGCAGAAGCCCTCGGCCTCAGTCTCACGGGATCTGCTGCCATTCCCGCGGTTGATGGGCGTCGGAAGGGCTCCGCGCAGTTGTCTGGTCGGCGAATCGTCGAGATGGTCAGAGAAGATCTGGCGTTCTCTAAGATCGTCGATCGATCGGCGCTTGAGAATGCAATCCGAGTCAACGCTGCCCTCGGCGGGAGCACGAATGCAATCATTCATTTGCTGGCTTTGGCGGGGCGCCTGGAGATTGAACTGACCCTTGCCGACTTCGAAGAAAACAGCCGGTCAATCCCGCTTCTTGCCAACATCCTTCCGAACGGCAAGTACCTCGTCGAGGAATTCTTCTCCGCGGGTGGATTGCCGGCCGTCATGGCATCGCTTGGGGAGAGGCTCAACCTTGATGCGCGTACCGCAGGCGGAACGACGCTGCGGGAGGAACTCGCTGGCGTCGAAAGCCTTGACCACGACGTCATCGCGCCGTTCGACAAACCGATCAAGCCGCAGAACGCGCTGCGCATCATCAGGGGCAACATTGCACCAAACGGTGCTGTGATGAAACCATCAGCCGCAAGTCCGCACCTGATGAAACATACGGGCCGTGCCGTCGTGTTCGAATCCGTGGAAGATCTCGACAAGCGCATCGATGATCCGTCTCTGAATATCGACGAGACCTGCGTACTCGTTCTGAAGGGGATTGGCCCCAGAGGTTATCCGGGCATGCCGGAACTTGGAAATATCCGTTTGCCCAAGCATATTCTCGAAAAGGGCGTCACCGATATGGTCAGGATTTCGGACGGCCGCATGAGTGGCACGGCTTATGGTACGGTCGTGCTTCACGTTGCGCCCGAATCCTCGATCGGTGGTCCGCTGGCTCTGATCCGTGATGGTGACCTGATTTCGCTGGACGTCGAGGCGGGCACATTGTCGGTCAATCTCACCGATGACGAACTTGAACTGCGGCGGTCGCAAGCCTCCTTTGCGCCCATCAGCCATAAGCGCGGTTACGAGCGCCTCTTTGTTGAGCATGTCTTGCAGGCTGATAAGGGGCTCGATTTTGATTTCCTGGTGGGGCGAAGCGGGAACGAAGCTCCGACGAGACGACCGTTCTAA